The genomic window ATCGTGCACTTGGAGGCCGGCGTGGCGACCAACACCATCCCGGACGAGGCGTGGCTGTTCGTCAACTACCGCTTTGCGCCCGATCGCAGCTCGGAGGAGGCCATGGCCCACCTGCGCGAGGTTCTTGGCGAGCACGAGAACGTCGACATCGAGGTCGACGACGTCGCCGGGCCCGCGCTGCCCGGCCTGGGCCAGCCCGCGGCCGCCGCGCTCATCGATGCCGTCGGCGGCCAGGTCCGCGCCAAGTATGGCTGGACCGACGTGGCCCGCTTCTCGGAGATGGGCACCCCGGCCGTGAACTTCGGCTGCGGGGATCCCGGCTTCGCACACAAGCCGGACGAGCAGTGCCCGGTCGACCAGATAACCGAGGTCGCCGGCGTCCTGCGCCAGTACCTGACCACCACGAACTCTTAAAAGAAAACTCTTAAAAACCAAGAAGGGGAGCCGTTGCCGATGGCACCGCAGAAAAACAATCAGAAGCACCTTTCTGAGGGCTACCACCGCACCCTGCGCGGCCCGCTGCTTCTGCGCACCGAGGGCGAGCAGGAGTCGACCTACGACCAGCGCCTGCTACAGTCGGGCGCGGACCACGAGTGGCAGCACGCCGACCCGTGGCGCGTGCTGCGCATCCAGGGCGAGTTCGTCGCCGGCTTCGACGCGCTGTCGAAGCTGCCCAAGGCCGTGACCGTCTTCGGCTCGGCGCGCACGCCGGAGGACGCCCCCTCCTACGCCCAGGCCGTCGAACTGGGCAACAAGCTAGTCGGCGCGGACTACGCCGTCATCACCGGAGGCGGCCCCGGCATCATGGAGGCTGCCAACCGCGGCGCGCACGAGGCCGGCGGCATGTCCATCGGCTTAGGCATCGAGCTGCCCTTCGAGCAGGGCCTGAACCAGTACGTCGACCTGGGCCTGAACTTCCGCTATTTCTTCGCCCGCAAGACCATGTTCCTGAAGTACTCCCAGGCTTTCGTCTGCCTGCCGGGCGGGATGGGCACCATGGACGAGTTCTTCGAGGTCGCCTGCATGGTCCAGACCGGCAAGGTGACCAACTACCCGATCGTCCTGCTCGGCACCGAGTACTGGTCCGGCCTGGTGGAGTGGATGAAAAAGCGCCTGGTCGCCGACGGCTACATCAACGAGACCGACCTGGACCTGTTCCTGGTCACGGACTCGGTGGACGAGGCCGTCGAGCACATCGTCAGCGCGCACGCCATCATGACCGACGGGCGCATCCGCGATCTCTAAACCCATGCCACACCACGCTATCGCCCAGGTCATGGCGATCATCAACCGCACCCCGGACTCTTTCTACGACAAGGGCAGCACCTTCGAGCTGGACCGCGCCCTGGCGCGCTGCGAGCAGGTCGTTGCGGAGGGGGCATCGATAGTCGATGTCGGCGGCGTCAAAGCCGGGCCCGGCACGCAGGTCGATGCCGCCGAGGAGATCGACCGCGTCGTGCCCACCATCGCGGCCATCGCCGAGCACCACCCGGACGTCGTCGTGTCCGTCGACACCTGGCGCGCAGAGGTTGCCGATGCCGCCATCGCCGCCGGTGCCCGACTCGTCAACGACACCTGGGCGGGCGTCGACCCGCAGCTCATCGAAGTCGCCGGCCAGCACCGCGTCGGCTACGTCTGCTCGCACACCGGCGGGATCACCCCGCGCACCCGCCCGCACCGCGTGCACTTCGACGACGTGGTCGCCGACGTCATCGCGGAGACCACCGCCTTGGCCGAGAAGGCCGCCGGTTTAGGCTGCCCGGAGGAGCTGGTTTTTATCGACCCCACGCACGACTTCGGCAAGAACACCTTCCACGGGCTCGAGCTGCTGCGGCGCATCGACGAGGTCGTGGACACCGGCTGGCCGGTGCTCATGGCGCTGTCGAACAAGGACTTCGTGGGCGAGACCGTTGGCCGCGGGGTAGGGGAGCGCGTCGCCGGGACGCTGGCGGCCACGGCCTGGGCCGCGGCCCGCGGGGTGGCGGCCTTCCGCGTGCACGAGGTCGCCGAGACCGTCGATGTCATCCGCATGACCGGCGCCATCGCCGGGCAGTGCGCCCCGATGGCCACGACGCGGGGGCTGGCGTGAGAGTCTCCGTTGTCATCCCGGCGCTCAACGAGGAAGCCACCGTGGCCCGGGTCGTTACCGCCTGCCTGGCCGATTGCCCGCACGAGGTCTTAGTCATCGACTCAGACTCCACCGACGCCACCGCCGCCGAGGCCGCGGGCGCGGGGGCGACGGTGGTCAACTGGCGCGAGGTGCTCGGAAGCATTGCGCCGGTGCCCGGCAAGGGCGAGTCTCTGTGGCGCGGGGTCGCCGCGGCGAGCGGCGACGTCGTGGTCTTCGTCGACGCCGACTTGGACTCGGCCGAACCCGGCATGGTCAACGCCCTGGCCAGCCCTTTTGAGGACCCGGGGATCCACCTGGTCAAGGCCCATTACGAGCGCACCCTGGGCGGGCAGGCCAGCGGCGGCGGCAGGGTCACGGAGCTTGCCGCCAAGCCGCTGCTGAGCCTGTTCTTCCCGGAGCTTACCGATATCTACCAGCCGCTGGGCGGGGAGTACGCCCTGCGCCGGGAAACCGCGCTTCAGCTGCCCTTCGTCTCCGACTACGGGGTCGAGGCCGGCCTGCTGATTGATGTCTGGCGGGCGTTCGGGAGGGCATCGATAGCGCAGGTGCCGCTGGCCCCGCGGCGTCACCGCAACAAGCCGCTGGAGCAGCTGGCCCCCATGGCGGACGTGGTGGCGCAGACCATCCTCGCGCGCGCCGGGGCCGGAGTCCCCGAGGTGGCCGAGCGGCCGGCGCTTGCTGGTATCCTCAAACCATGATTTCTTGGCTCGTGCTGATCGTGGTGCTGGGCGCCCTCGTCGTCGTGGGCACGTGGCTGTGGGGCAAGCTGGTAGGCCCTGGGCCCGTCATGGAGGCCGTTCCGAACCCGCAGGCCGCGGACCAGCACAACGATGCCGCCCTCGCCGCCGGCAACTACGCTGCCCTGGAATTCGACGTCGCCCGCCACGGCTACCGCCAGGACCAAGTTGACCGCGTGATCGCGGCGCTGTCCGCCGAGCTGGAACGGTACCGGGCCGCCACCCCGGATCTGAATAAAGGATAGACTGGGAAGAAGCAGTAATCCTTTGTAAAGAAAGTGTGGAAACCATGGCAGCTATGAAACCTCGTACCACGGGCGGAGCGATGGAAGCGGTGGAAGAATCGCGCAAGATTGTCATGCGGATCCCCTCCGACGGCGGCGGGCGAATCGTCATCGAGCTGTCCAAGGAAGAGGCGGCGGAGCTCGGTTCGTTGCTGACCGAAGTCGCCAGCTAGAGTAGGTCTATGCTTTCCGACATCATTGATCTTTTGGCGGATCCCGCCGACGGAAGTGCCCTTTCGGGCGCGGATGAGTTTTCTCGCCTCGTGTCCGGGACCGGCCACAGCTACGACGTGGCCAAGCAGGGCTACGTGACGCTTGCGGTCGGGGCGGGGCTCAAGCACCAGGGCGATAACATGGACATGGTCAACGCCCGCGAGACTTATCTGGCGAGGGGGCATTTCGCCCCCTTCGTCGAGGCCGTGACCGGCAGCATCCAGGACGTCGTGGAGCCGGTGGCTGACGATGTCGCCCCGAGCATCCTCGAGGTCGGCGCCGGCACTGGCTACTATCTGGCGCACACGCTCGACTCGATAGCGGGCTCGCGCGGGGTGGGCCTGGACATCTCCCCGCACGCGGCCAAGCACCTGGCCAAGGCCCACCCGCGGATCGGCGCCGTGGTCGCCGACGTCTGGGAGCGCTTGCCGCTGCGCGATAACAGCGT from Corynebacterium confusum includes these protein-coding regions:
- a CDS encoding TIGR00730 family Rossman fold protein; the encoded protein is MAPQKNNQKHLSEGYHRTLRGPLLLRTEGEQESTYDQRLLQSGADHEWQHADPWRVLRIQGEFVAGFDALSKLPKAVTVFGSARTPEDAPSYAQAVELGNKLVGADYAVITGGGPGIMEAANRGAHEAGGMSIGLGIELPFEQGLNQYVDLGLNFRYFFARKTMFLKYSQAFVCLPGGMGTMDEFFEVACMVQTGKVTNYPIVLLGTEYWSGLVEWMKKRLVADGYINETDLDLFLVTDSVDEAVEHIVSAHAIMTDGRIRDL
- the folP gene encoding dihydropteroate synthase, with translation MAIINRTPDSFYDKGSTFELDRALARCEQVVAEGASIVDVGGVKAGPGTQVDAAEEIDRVVPTIAAIAEHHPDVVVSVDTWRAEVADAAIAAGARLVNDTWAGVDPQLIEVAGQHRVGYVCSHTGGITPRTRPHRVHFDDVVADVIAETTALAEKAAGLGCPEELVFIDPTHDFGKNTFHGLELLRRIDEVVDTGWPVLMALSNKDFVGETVGRGVGERVAGTLAATAWAAARGVAAFRVHEVAETVDVIRMTGAIAGQCAPMATTRGLA
- a CDS encoding glucosyl-3-phosphoglycerate synthase, which translates into the protein MRVSVVIPALNEEATVARVVTACLADCPHEVLVIDSDSTDATAAEAAGAGATVVNWREVLGSIAPVPGKGESLWRGVAAASGDVVVFVDADLDSAEPGMVNALASPFEDPGIHLVKAHYERTLGGQASGGGRVTELAAKPLLSLFFPELTDIYQPLGGEYALRRETALQLPFVSDYGVEAGLLIDVWRAFGRASIAQVPLAPRRHRNKPLEQLAPMADVVAQTILARAGAGVPEVAERPALAGILKP
- a CDS encoding cell division protein DivIVA, whose translation is MISWLVLIVVLGALVVVGTWLWGKLVGPGPVMEAVPNPQAADQHNDAALAAGNYAALEFDVARHGYRQDQVDRVIAALSAELERYRAATPDLNKG
- a CDS encoding DUF3117 domain-containing protein; the encoded protein is MAAMKPRTTGGAMEAVEESRKIVMRIPSDGGGRIVIELSKEEAAELGSLLTEVAS
- a CDS encoding methyltransferase domain-containing protein, with the protein product MLSDIIDLLADPADGSALSGADEFSRLVSGTGHSYDVAKQGYVTLAVGAGLKHQGDNMDMVNARETYLARGHFAPFVEAVTGSIQDVVEPVADDVAPSILEVGAGTGYYLAHTLDSIAGSRGVGLDISPHAAKHLAKAHPRIGAVVADVWERLPLRDNSVHAISVVFAPRNPAEFRRILAPGGQIVVLTPEVGHLDELREPLGILGVEEGKIDRMYEQASGYLEQAADPVDISFPITLDKESIRDQVGMSPSARHISAAELDERLAALPTTLSVTARARLDRLRAV